The following proteins come from a genomic window of Alicyclobacillus dauci:
- a CDS encoding IS110 family RNA-guided transposase — translation MDVVYERCCGLDVHKKTVVACVLTPEAKEIRTFSTMTEDLLEMVDWLGQHECTHVAMESTASFWKPIYNLLESADCQVLVVNAKHMKNVPGRKTDVKDAEWIAGLLRHGLLQASYIPNREQRELRELIRYRRSLIDERAREVNRVQKVLEGANIKLSAVASNTLGKSGRAMLEAMIHGEEDPEVLSGLAKGRMKAKKADLHKALNGLMGSHQRMMLAAQLRHIDYLDEEIARLDEEVKERMLPFEEDLELVDTIPGVGRRTAEQILAEIGTDMTQFPSAAHLCSWAGLAPGNNESAGKRKSGKTRKGNQKLRAALVEAARAAARTKQTYLSAQYHRIAARRGKNRAAVAVAHSILTIVYYVLQRRQPYIELGPTYYEARKKDAVVKQAIRKLQSLGLEVTVKPVA, via the coding sequence ATGGATGTCGTATACGAACGTTGTTGCGGCCTCGATGTGCACAAGAAGACGGTGGTCGCCTGTGTGCTGACGCCGGAGGCCAAGGAGATTCGCACGTTCTCCACGATGACGGAGGATCTCCTGGAGATGGTTGACTGGTTAGGACAACATGAATGCACGCATGTTGCTATGGAAAGCACAGCTTCATTCTGGAAGCCAATCTACAACCTTCTGGAGTCGGCGGACTGTCAAGTGCTTGTGGTGAACGCCAAGCACATGAAGAACGTTCCGGGCCGTAAGACCGATGTGAAGGATGCCGAATGGATCGCCGGATTGCTCCGCCACGGGCTGTTGCAAGCCAGTTACATCCCCAACCGTGAACAACGGGAACTACGAGAACTCATTCGCTACCGCCGAAGTCTCATTGACGAGCGGGCAAGAGAGGTGAATCGGGTTCAAAAGGTGTTGGAAGGTGCCAACATCAAGCTTTCTGCAGTGGCCAGCAATACACTTGGCAAATCTGGGCGGGCGATGTTGGAAGCAATGATCCACGGAGAAGAAGACCCGGAGGTATTGTCAGGGTTAGCCAAAGGCCGGATGAAGGCGAAGAAGGCCGATTTGCACAAGGCACTGAATGGGCTTATGGGCTCCCACCAACGAATGATGCTGGCAGCCCAATTACGTCACATCGATTACTTGGATGAAGAGATTGCCCGGCTGGATGAAGAAGTCAAGGAGCGCATGCTCCCTTTTGAAGAAGACCTGGAGCTAGTGGACACCATCCCCGGTGTCGGTCGACGAACAGCAGAACAAATTCTGGCTGAAATTGGGACAGACATGACCCAATTTCCGTCTGCTGCCCATTTATGCTCTTGGGCAGGACTGGCTCCAGGGAACAATGAAAGCGCCGGGAAACGAAAGTCGGGGAAAACACGCAAAGGGAATCAAAAACTCAGAGCAGCGCTGGTGGAAGCAGCACGCGCAGCGGCGAGAACGAAGCAGACTTATCTCTCTGCCCAGTACCATCGAATTGCAGCTCGAAGAGGCAAAAACCGTGCAGCAGTTGCAGTGGCCCACAGCATCTTAACCATCGTGTATTACGTGTTACAGCGACGTCAGCCTTATATTGAACTCGGCCCAACATATTACGAAGCACGCAAGAAAGACGCAGTCGTAAAGCAGGCGATCCGGAAGTTGCAATCACTCGGGTTGGAGGTCACCGTAAAACCTGTTGCATAA
- a CDS encoding VOC family protein codes for MFNKIATVTVYVDDQEASEKFWVEKIGFEVQKKIPMGPNAHWIELSPPGAVSCITLYPKSMMEGWNQIKVGVVFQTNDIQNTYSELRAKGVNIDEPKELGFGIFTSFRDIDGNEFGLREHK; via the coding sequence GTGTTCAACAAAATTGCGACAGTGACCGTGTATGTTGATGATCAAGAAGCGTCTGAAAAGTTTTGGGTTGAAAAAATCGGGTTTGAAGTGCAAAAGAAAATTCCTATGGGTCCGAATGCGCACTGGATAGAACTTTCACCACCCGGCGCAGTTAGTTGCATCACTTTGTATCCGAAATCTATGATGGAAGGCTGGAACCAGATAAAGGTCGGTGTTGTCTTTCAGACGAATGACATCCAGAACACGTATTCCGAGCTAAGAGCCAAAGGCGTTAATATTGACGAACCCAAAGAATTAGGGTTTGGGATATTTACCTCGTTTCGTGACATCGATGGTAACGAATTCGGACTGAGAGAGCACAAGTGA
- a CDS encoding DUF421 domain-containing protein translates to MPTTPEVLVQSLFAFAVLFTLARIMGKRQVAQLSFFDYIVGITVGNIAASWSLDDVKNTHAIASLLVWTILPLIVAWIQRKSFRSRKVLDGKPKVLVEDGQILEKNLKKANLTIEELMLLLRQKDIFKLSDVEFAILETNGSLTAMKKTELQPLTPKDSGIQVINEREPQVVIVDGHVIKETLQKTGYSKEWLLGEIMKQGASDFQDVFTAQIDSNGGVYVDLYSDSIKKPQIKDKPLLAASLKKIQADMESFALETNNAQAKESYTQGANALEKLIKDIAPFLKD, encoded by the coding sequence ATGCCAACTACACCAGAAGTTCTAGTTCAGTCCCTTTTTGCATTTGCTGTCCTGTTTACTTTGGCGCGCATCATGGGAAAACGCCAAGTAGCTCAATTGAGTTTTTTTGATTACATTGTCGGAATAACAGTCGGGAATATTGCCGCTAGTTGGTCGTTGGACGATGTGAAGAACACTCACGCTATTGCCAGTTTGCTCGTATGGACGATTCTTCCGCTGATTGTGGCGTGGATTCAACGGAAATCATTCAGAAGTCGAAAAGTACTCGATGGGAAACCAAAAGTTCTAGTGGAAGATGGACAAATATTAGAAAAGAATCTAAAAAAGGCGAACCTAACGATCGAAGAACTCATGCTACTTCTTCGTCAGAAGGACATTTTCAAGTTATCAGATGTTGAATTTGCAATTTTGGAAACCAACGGATCGTTGACTGCGATGAAGAAGACAGAACTACAACCACTTACGCCAAAGGATTCTGGTATTCAAGTCATCAATGAACGTGAACCCCAGGTGGTCATCGTTGACGGACATGTAATTAAAGAGACCCTTCAAAAGACTGGATACTCGAAGGAATGGTTGCTGGGAGAAATTATGAAGCAAGGTGCATCAGATTTTCAAGATGTATTCACCGCTCAAATTGATTCGAATGGCGGAGTCTATGTTGATCTTTACAGTGATTCGATCAAAAAACCACAAATCAAAGACAAGCCATTACTAGCCGCCTCTTTAAAAAAAATCCAAGCCGATATGGAGTCTTTTGCACTCGAGACAAACAATGCACAAGCGAAAGAATCATACACTCAAGGCGCAAACGCGCTAGAAAAGTTGATTAAAGACATTGCGCCCTTTTTAAAGGATTAG
- a CDS encoding manganese efflux pump MntP — MSWLSVFIMASLIGIGSNFDNCGVGIAYGSLKIKFPHWVNHIVNLVGLCMALLGAYGGAISSHYLSAQTASYISCVMLVLIGLYFWYAGYVRHQVSKREHKIRIKRPGWKEGIILGVALSFTNIASGFGATVSNALTVWIAAISIAIWGYLMIWLGNIVGIGILSRFLSKYSSFISGVLLIMVGIHQVVA, encoded by the coding sequence ATGAGCTGGCTATCTGTTTTTATCATGGCAAGTTTGATTGGGATAGGCTCGAATTTTGACAACTGTGGCGTAGGCATTGCCTATGGCAGTTTGAAAATAAAATTCCCTCATTGGGTGAACCATATTGTCAACTTAGTTGGGCTTTGTATGGCTCTTCTTGGCGCATACGGTGGAGCGATCTCTTCACACTACCTCTCAGCGCAGACTGCATCCTACATTTCGTGTGTCATGTTGGTCCTCATTGGGCTGTACTTCTGGTATGCCGGATATGTTCGCCACCAAGTTTCAAAAAGAGAGCACAAAATTAGGATTAAAAGACCAGGATGGAAGGAAGGCATCATTCTAGGCGTTGCTTTATCCTTTACCAATATAGCTAGCGGGTTTGGTGCAACAGTGTCAAATGCCTTAACCGTTTGGATAGCGGCAATCTCTATTGCTATCTGGGGATATTTGATGATATGGCTCGGTAACATTGTTGGGATCGGGATTTTGTCAAGATTCCTTAGTAAATACTCCTCATTTATATCAGGTGTTTTGCTTATCATGGTCGGAATTCATCAAGTTGTGGCCTGA
- a CDS encoding D-2-hydroxyacid dehydrogenase, producing the protein MDIRRIIVTGRLAEELEPLLTNERNREFRFVSERTLSQDLLNWADAFVGFQLYDGFDYRHLQWIHALGAGVDRFVGYLDPDGDAVLTRTVGPFGERITEYCLSYMLQDLQHHRVFLRAQREHKWSVLAPMPLKEQTVVIFGTGEIGRRVAETLATFGVKVCGVSLHGDARRGFSRVLSIRSIPSDTSPLSAADWVINTLPLTPATKELFDDRIFSVFNNVGLIQVGRGETVKTSALKRAMENKNVRFAVLDVFENEPLPADSDLWGEEDIRITPHIAALTTAAEAAESLLGTLRSMESGLPLTNRVNLKLGY; encoded by the coding sequence ATGGATATTCGCCGAATTATCGTGACAGGTAGGCTTGCAGAGGAACTTGAGCCGTTGCTGACAAACGAAAGAAACAGAGAGTTTCGATTTGTAAGTGAACGAACTCTGTCACAGGATTTGTTGAACTGGGCAGATGCGTTTGTTGGATTCCAGTTGTACGATGGGTTCGATTACAGGCACTTGCAGTGGATTCACGCTTTAGGTGCAGGGGTGGACAGATTTGTCGGGTATCTCGATCCCGATGGGGATGCGGTACTGACGCGAACAGTCGGACCATTTGGCGAGAGAATCACCGAGTACTGCCTCAGCTATATGCTCCAGGACTTACAACATCACCGAGTCTTTCTGAGGGCTCAACGCGAACACAAGTGGAGCGTTTTGGCTCCGATGCCCCTAAAAGAACAGACTGTCGTCATCTTTGGGACAGGGGAGATTGGTCGCAGAGTTGCCGAGACCCTAGCCACGTTTGGTGTCAAGGTGTGTGGGGTGTCGCTGCATGGAGACGCTCGACGTGGTTTTTCCCGGGTTCTCTCTATCCGTTCGATCCCGTCCGACACATCACCGTTGTCTGCAGCGGACTGGGTGATCAACACGTTACCGTTGACTCCCGCTACGAAGGAATTGTTCGATGACCGTATATTTTCTGTATTTAACAACGTCGGTTTGATACAGGTCGGTCGTGGTGAGACCGTCAAAACGTCGGCACTGAAACGAGCCATGGAGAACAAAAATGTGAGATTTGCGGTCCTGGATGTTTTCGAAAACGAGCCGTTGCCAGCGGATAGCGATTTATGGGGAGAAGAGGACATCCGAATCACGCCACACATCGCAGCTTTGACAACCGCGGCGGAGGCAGCCGAGTCGTTGTTAGGGACGCTGCGCAGTATGGAAAGTGGTCTGCCCCTTACGAATCGAGTAAACCTCAAGCTTGGCTATTAA
- the cdaS gene encoding sporulation-specific diadenylate cyclase CdaS yields MSQHVNVTTQGLSLEMKRKLKGHIEEIKLGLANLYRNIDRENDCLLCEFESLNSAFREAHTMAATYYLRTYLLPFTDNHLAITLAVQHLSERRHGALMVVERNDRIDDIVHSGIPVGATLTHSLLESIFYPGGPLHDGAVLIKSNLIVSASNVLPVSTTFAGESKLGTRHRAAIGLSEHSDALVLVVSEETGNASFALGGKLYPFSAQQFAP; encoded by the coding sequence GTGTCACAACACGTCAATGTTACAACACAGGGCTTATCGCTCGAGATGAAACGAAAGCTGAAAGGCCATATTGAAGAAATCAAGTTAGGCCTTGCAAACCTGTATAGAAATATCGATCGAGAAAACGACTGTCTCCTGTGCGAGTTCGAAAGCCTGAATAGCGCCTTTCGGGAAGCTCATACAATGGCAGCAACGTATTATTTAAGAACTTACTTACTGCCCTTCACAGACAATCATCTGGCTATTACACTAGCTGTTCAACACCTGTCGGAGCGGCGGCACGGGGCGTTAATGGTTGTGGAACGCAATGACCGGATCGACGATATTGTGCATTCAGGAATCCCCGTTGGGGCAACGCTGACTCATTCACTACTTGAATCCATTTTCTATCCGGGCGGTCCATTACACGATGGTGCTGTACTGATCAAATCTAATCTGATTGTCTCAGCAAGCAATGTACTCCCCGTATCCACAACGTTCGCTGGAGAATCCAAACTGGGAACACGTCACCGCGCAGCGATTGGATTGTCTGAGCACAGTGATGCACTTGTCTTAGTGGTCTCTGAAGAAACCGGGAATGCCTCATTCGCATTGGGTGGTAAACTTTATCCGTTCAGTGCGCAACAATTCGCCCCGTGA
- a CDS encoding ROK family protein produces the protein MTLYFGIDIGGTSIKSAVVTDTGEILHKQSIETHPKIGIQDVCEKLKGVLLESLSAVDHTYDEVAGVGVGLPGYLDIEHGVIINLPNIGWRNIPFRDVAERVFNLPIVMDNDANLAAVGEAWLGAGRGASTMVLTTVGTGIGGGIVLNQRLHRGANTMAGEFGHMTVDRNGYQCHCGKHGCLETVASATAMIRRAKELQLAGQIPYDVVINGADDIFDLDQNGIAAARQVIHEAAHWLGYGLSLVATTINPDMIIVGGGVSKAGDSLLSPIVESFTKYSLPLISQVATIRLAGLGNDAGVIGAAYMVSQAIDS, from the coding sequence GTGACATTGTACTTCGGAATCGATATTGGTGGAACAAGCATCAAATCGGCAGTCGTCACAGATACTGGAGAAATCCTGCACAAACAATCTATCGAAACCCATCCGAAAATTGGGATCCAAGACGTTTGCGAAAAACTTAAAGGTGTCCTTTTGGAGAGCCTATCTGCGGTTGATCATACATATGACGAAGTAGCTGGCGTTGGCGTCGGTTTACCAGGGTACCTCGACATCGAACATGGAGTCATCATCAATCTTCCCAACATCGGATGGAGAAATATTCCGTTTCGCGATGTCGCCGAGCGAGTATTTAATCTGCCCATTGTGATGGACAATGACGCCAATCTCGCAGCGGTCGGAGAAGCATGGCTCGGTGCCGGTCGCGGGGCGTCCACGATGGTCTTAACGACAGTTGGAACCGGTATTGGCGGAGGCATTGTATTGAACCAACGTCTCCATCGCGGAGCAAACACCATGGCAGGTGAATTTGGACACATGACGGTGGATAGAAATGGCTATCAATGTCATTGTGGCAAACATGGCTGCCTTGAGACTGTCGCCTCCGCGACTGCGATGATTCGGCGAGCAAAAGAATTACAACTCGCCGGCCAAATTCCGTACGATGTCGTCATCAACGGTGCGGACGACATATTCGATCTCGACCAAAACGGCATCGCCGCCGCACGACAAGTGATTCATGAAGCGGCACACTGGTTAGGCTACGGCCTGTCATTAGTGGCCACCACCATCAATCCAGATATGATTATCGTGGGCGGAGGTGTATCGAAAGCTGGAGACTCCCTGCTCAGTCCTATTGTAGAATCCTTTACCAAGTACTCTTTACCGCTCATCAGTCAAGTGGCGACCATAAGGTTGGCGGGGCTGGGAAATGATGCAGGGGTAATTGGCGCCGCTTACATGGTTTCACAAGCAATTGACTCGTGA
- the gnd gene encoding phosphogluconate dehydrogenase (NAD(+)-dependent, decarboxylating), protein MHVGLIGLGKMGYNLGLNMMDHAHQVTAYDVNEDAVARFAAEGGSGVHSLDELVRSLPSPRVLWVMVPHQFVDNVLADVKKLLAPGDIVIEGGNSKFDESIRRAEEFKQLGMFYFDVGTSGGMEGARHGACYMIGGDADVFKVIEPLFKDTAVPNGYAYMGPSGSGHFTKMVHNGVEYGMMAAIGEGFEVLENSQFDLDYETVARVWANGSVIRGWLMDLTLNAFSKDPKLSSIKGVMQASGEGLWTVEEALRTQTPVPIIALSLMMRNRSLTDDTFTGKVVAALRNEFGGHAIETKGV, encoded by the coding sequence ATGCACGTTGGTTTAATTGGCCTTGGGAAGATGGGATATAACCTCGGCCTAAATATGATGGATCACGCACATCAAGTGACGGCGTATGACGTCAATGAAGACGCCGTAGCACGGTTTGCAGCTGAGGGCGGAAGCGGAGTTCATTCGCTCGACGAATTGGTCCGTTCTTTACCTTCTCCGCGAGTTCTGTGGGTCATGGTGCCACATCAATTTGTGGACAATGTACTGGCTGACGTAAAGAAGTTGTTAGCGCCTGGGGACATCGTCATTGAGGGCGGAAATTCGAAATTTGACGAGAGCATCCGCCGTGCGGAAGAGTTCAAGCAGTTGGGAATGTTCTATTTTGACGTAGGTACTTCAGGGGGAATGGAGGGTGCGCGTCACGGTGCTTGTTACATGATCGGCGGAGACGCGGATGTGTTTAAGGTGATTGAACCTCTGTTCAAAGATACCGCGGTGCCGAACGGTTACGCATATATGGGTCCGTCCGGTAGTGGTCACTTTACGAAAATGGTTCACAACGGTGTCGAATATGGAATGATGGCCGCAATCGGAGAAGGTTTTGAGGTTCTCGAGAATAGCCAGTTTGATCTGGATTACGAGACAGTTGCTCGTGTCTGGGCAAATGGCTCCGTCATTCGTGGCTGGCTGATGGACTTGACGTTGAATGCTTTTTCCAAGGATCCAAAGCTGTCGTCTATCAAGGGCGTCATGCAAGCATCCGGTGAAGGTTTGTGGACCGTCGAGGAGGCACTTCGGACACAAACACCTGTCCCCATCATCGCTCTGTCGCTTATGATGCGGAACCGTTCACTCACAGACGATACATTTACGGGCAAGGTTGTCGCTGCCCTTCGAAACGAATTTGGCGGACACGCAATCGAGACAAAGGGAGTATAA
- the zwf gene encoding glucose-6-phosphate dehydrogenase: protein MDRQTFVLFGASGDLSKRKIIPALYSLYRDNNMPDKFNIVGCARSDWSREEFQQFVLASLGEFSRHRIDEDRNISNFVDKLYYVPFDATNIQDYHVLGDLIQKLENEDNLPQNRMFYLAMAPEFFDVVAVNLKEAGLTNVTGWKRLIIEKPFGRNFDSASELNDRVSTAFDESEVFRIDHYLGKEMVQNIEVIRFANSIFEPLWNNRSISNIQITSSETVGVEERASYYESAGALRDMVQNHMLQMLMMIAMEPPSRLNTEAIRDEKVKVLRSLRKYSEDEILTNVVRGQYQGGKVAGKDVVGYLDEPGVAPASTTETFVAAKLFIDNFRWAGVPFYIRTGKRMQSKTTKIVVEFRSTPEKLFFNKDSNLSSNTLTIFVNPSQGMSLSINVEQEKSGVVEPNVIDFARETKNSPEAYERLIFDAMNNDSTFFTRWDEVSLAWKWIDPVSRSFANGHPMHSYESGTTGPAASDELLASDGFRWWN, encoded by the coding sequence ATGGATCGACAAACCTTCGTGCTGTTTGGTGCGAGTGGAGACTTATCCAAACGCAAGATCATCCCTGCACTGTATAGCTTGTATCGCGACAACAACATGCCGGACAAGTTTAATATCGTCGGCTGCGCGAGAAGTGACTGGAGTCGTGAAGAGTTTCAGCAATTTGTGCTCGCCTCTTTAGGAGAGTTTTCGAGACATCGGATCGACGAAGACAGGAACATTTCTAACTTTGTGGACAAACTATATTACGTGCCCTTTGATGCCACAAATATACAGGACTATCACGTCTTAGGTGATTTGATTCAAAAATTGGAGAACGAGGATAACCTGCCGCAGAATCGAATGTTTTATTTGGCCATGGCTCCGGAGTTCTTCGATGTGGTCGCTGTCAATTTGAAAGAGGCGGGCCTGACGAATGTGACGGGATGGAAACGGCTGATTATCGAAAAGCCGTTTGGTCGCAATTTCGACTCTGCGTCTGAGCTGAATGATCGCGTTTCAACTGCTTTTGATGAAAGTGAAGTTTTCCGCATTGACCATTACCTTGGCAAGGAGATGGTGCAAAACATAGAAGTGATTCGATTTGCCAATTCCATTTTCGAACCACTGTGGAACAATCGATCCATTTCGAACATCCAAATTACATCGAGTGAAACGGTTGGCGTGGAGGAACGTGCCTCCTACTATGAATCAGCCGGTGCGTTACGCGATATGGTGCAAAATCACATGTTGCAAATGCTCATGATGATAGCCATGGAACCACCGAGCCGCCTGAACACAGAAGCCATTCGGGACGAAAAAGTAAAAGTGCTGCGCTCGCTTCGCAAATACAGTGAAGATGAGATTTTAACAAACGTGGTCAGGGGACAATACCAAGGCGGAAAGGTCGCCGGGAAAGATGTCGTCGGGTACTTGGACGAACCTGGTGTAGCACCCGCTTCTACGACTGAAACGTTTGTGGCAGCCAAACTGTTCATCGATAACTTTCGTTGGGCGGGCGTCCCGTTCTACATTCGAACAGGGAAGAGGATGCAGTCGAAAACGACGAAGATTGTCGTGGAATTCCGGTCCACGCCAGAGAAGTTGTTTTTCAACAAAGACAGTAACCTGTCGTCAAACACGTTGACGATATTTGTCAATCCGTCGCAGGGGATGTCTCTTTCCATCAATGTGGAACAGGAGAAGAGTGGGGTGGTGGAGCCGAACGTGATCGACTTCGCCCGAGAGACCAAAAACTCACCGGAAGCGTACGAGCGGCTCATATTTGACGCGATGAATAACGATTCAACGTTTTTCACGCGTTGGGATGAAGTTTCTCTTGCATGGAAGTGGATCGATCCGGTATCACGGTCCTTTGCAAATGGGCATCCTATGCACTCGTATGAGTCGGGGACCACAGGCCCGGCGGCATCTGACGAATTGCTGGCGTCGGATGGTTTTCGTTGGTGGAACTGA
- a CDS encoding glucose-6-phosphate isomerase, which yields MLKLDLTYTNDFLSEEEITNAESVVKALHDDLVHKRTPGSDYLGWLDLASRTLQEGITDILEAAKKIRDHADALVVVGIGGSYLGARAAYEWVKPEYYNQLSKAERGGPEIYFLGNHISADAVSDLLTVLKGKQVYVNVISKSGTTTEPAIGFRLIREWLIKEYGEQETKGRIVATTDASKGALRKLATEEGYKTYVIPDDVGGRYSVLTPVGLLPLAVIGVDIEKLLQGAADAEKAFGSASLADNAAYRYAVLRNALYRKGYVTEIFAHFEPALHYFAEWWKQLFGESEGKNEKGVFPASVGYTTDLHSMGQFVQEGYRNLFETFVHVENGIHNVQVPSAKNMDDGLEYLAGKELGWINDKARLATQSAHAEGGVPNVLIQVADRSEYTLGTLFYFFERACAMSGLLMGVNPFNQPGVENYKTKMFQLLGKPGYQK from the coding sequence GTGTTGAAGCTTGATTTGACGTATACGAACGACTTTTTAAGTGAGGAAGAAATAACTAACGCTGAATCAGTCGTAAAAGCTCTTCATGATGATCTTGTACACAAGCGCACGCCTGGTTCAGATTATCTTGGCTGGTTGGATTTAGCGTCGCGGACTTTGCAGGAAGGCATTACCGATATCTTGGAAGCAGCAAAAAAAATTCGTGATCATGCGGATGCGTTGGTTGTTGTCGGTATTGGTGGCTCGTACCTGGGCGCCAGAGCTGCTTACGAATGGGTTAAGCCCGAATACTATAACCAACTTTCGAAAGCAGAGCGCGGTGGTCCCGAAATCTACTTTCTCGGAAACCATATTTCGGCAGATGCCGTATCCGACTTGCTCACCGTGCTGAAAGGCAAGCAGGTTTACGTAAACGTGATCTCCAAGTCTGGTACGACTACGGAACCAGCGATTGGTTTTCGGCTGATCCGTGAGTGGCTCATTAAGGAGTACGGTGAGCAGGAGACAAAAGGGCGCATCGTGGCAACGACGGATGCATCCAAGGGTGCCCTGCGTAAACTCGCGACCGAAGAAGGGTACAAGACTTACGTCATTCCCGATGATGTCGGTGGGCGGTACTCTGTCCTGACTCCCGTTGGTTTGTTGCCGCTGGCCGTCATCGGTGTTGATATTGAAAAGTTGCTGCAAGGCGCAGCAGATGCCGAGAAGGCATTTGGATCAGCATCCTTGGCCGACAACGCTGCCTATCGTTATGCAGTACTGCGCAATGCACTGTACCGGAAAGGTTATGTGACGGAGATTTTTGCCCATTTTGAACCAGCACTCCACTATTTCGCGGAATGGTGGAAGCAACTGTTCGGAGAAAGTGAAGGCAAAAACGAAAAGGGCGTTTTCCCAGCTTCTGTGGGATACACCACTGATCTACACTCCATGGGTCAGTTTGTTCAAGAGGGCTATCGCAATCTGTTTGAGACGTTTGTACACGTGGAAAATGGTATTCATAACGTTCAAGTCCCATCTGCGAAAAACATGGACGACGGACTCGAATATCTCGCAGGCAAGGAACTTGGTTGGATTAACGACAAGGCCCGTCTTGCTACGCAGAGTGCGCACGCTGAAGGGGGCGTACCGAACGTTCTCATTCAGGTGGCAGATCGGTCTGAGTATACACTCGGAACATTGTTCTACTTCTTCGAGCGAGCTTGTGCGATGAGCGGACTGCTGATGGGAGTAAACCCGTTCAATCAGCCAGGTGTCGAGAATTACAAAACGAAAATGTTCCAGCTGCTGGGTAAGCCGGGATATCAAAAGTAA
- the fsa gene encoding fructose-6-phosphate aldolase, which yields MRIFVDTANFDDIKKAYDMGILAGVTTNPSLIAKETGVRYEDRLREIAEYCKGIESISAEVFGETAEEMVKEGLAFHEIADNITVKLPMTPEGLKACRQLTEKGITTNVTLVFTAAQALLAGRAGATYVSPFIGRLEDVAKGSGVELIGKIAEIFREHDIKTNILAASIRSVEHVEDAALAGANVGTMPYKVIEAMTKHPKTAEGLTTFAADAEKYRSNLKK from the coding sequence ATGAGAATTTTTGTGGATACAGCGAACTTCGACGACATTAAAAAGGCGTACGATATGGGGATTTTGGCAGGTGTTACAACCAACCCGTCGCTGATTGCGAAAGAAACGGGTGTTCGCTATGAAGATCGCCTTCGCGAAATCGCCGAATACTGCAAGGGTATAGAGTCCATCAGCGCTGAAGTATTTGGCGAAACCGCTGAAGAAATGGTCAAGGAAGGCCTTGCGTTCCATGAAATCGCGGACAACATCACAGTTAAACTTCCAATGACGCCGGAAGGTCTCAAGGCATGCCGTCAGTTGACTGAAAAGGGGATTACCACAAACGTAACGCTGGTGTTTACTGCTGCACAGGCTTTACTAGCAGGACGCGCTGGTGCTACATACGTTTCTCCATTTATTGGTCGCCTAGAAGATGTGGCCAAAGGTAGTGGCGTGGAGCTGATCGGTAAGATCGCTGAGATTTTCCGTGAACACGATATTAAAACGAATATCCTGGCAGCTTCCATTCGCAGCGTAGAGCACGTCGAGGACGCTGCCCTCGCAGGAGCCAATGTTGGTACCATGCCTTATAAGGTCATTGAAGCTATGACGAAACATCCAAAGACGGCAGAAGGTCTGACAACATTTGCAGCCGACGCGGAAAAGTATCGGAGCAATTTGAAAAAGTAA